In Lujinxingia sediminis, a single genomic region encodes these proteins:
- a CDS encoding carboxypeptidase-like regulatory domain-containing protein, translating to MRSQASTLPTWMFVSLLTGLCAAACGPREPAEPQVPDDEQTVLYGECRSDAECPPERRCELELCVVPVAEATLRYGLTILPSSASNIAPQKISAQAWPVSGTSVAVEELVTLELHVEGISPERSATLVAIPEESFSEAQPQGSVIGGRTTLRLGRGDYAIILVPDGGDLPRYDLGTLSVEEDGARTLDVPPTSQLRELRGRLVRRSGLPLDLLDLPVQGARVIGIDPESRQTTSTAITNGLGDFTLLAPDDARSYDLRVSPAQPDALIPQATFEDAFGPESDSGRFHLGNWLIELLQLEVRLQSATHFEPEDWSTYAIEARAPLGIGELLLPIPVDSGGRARARLLAGTYALRVRPPAESALEATTIETNLLEGLSTTVELDARPELSGRVVDSSGAPVASARLRMEPLQRSDFSRSIATLDDGSWSARLPAGDYRVTIVPPANLGQPRQVETFSANAQSPTLLWRLAAPTIVRGQLEHPQYSTGAITVQLTHPETGEILAEGRTDTSGRYQLIVPAPALEELR from the coding sequence ATGCGTTCCCAGGCTTCCACGCTTCCCACCTGGATGTTTGTGAGCCTGCTTACAGGACTCTGCGCAGCGGCCTGTGGCCCCCGCGAGCCGGCTGAGCCCCAGGTTCCTGACGATGAGCAGACGGTGCTCTACGGTGAATGCCGAAGCGACGCAGAGTGCCCCCCGGAGCGGCGATGCGAGCTTGAGCTTTGCGTGGTGCCGGTCGCGGAGGCCACGCTGCGCTACGGGTTGACCATCCTGCCATCAAGCGCGTCGAACATCGCCCCGCAAAAGATCAGCGCCCAGGCCTGGCCGGTGAGCGGTACCTCGGTGGCGGTCGAAGAGCTCGTCACCCTCGAACTTCATGTCGAGGGGATCTCGCCGGAGCGCAGCGCCACCCTTGTGGCCATTCCCGAAGAGAGTTTCTCCGAAGCGCAGCCCCAGGGCAGCGTGATCGGGGGTCGCACCACCCTCCGGCTGGGACGCGGTGACTACGCGATCATCCTGGTCCCGGATGGCGGCGACTTGCCGCGCTACGATCTGGGCACGCTCTCGGTGGAGGAGGATGGTGCACGTACCCTTGATGTACCACCAACCTCCCAGCTCCGAGAGCTCCGCGGTCGCCTGGTCCGACGTTCCGGACTTCCGCTCGACCTCCTCGATCTTCCCGTGCAAGGCGCGCGGGTCATCGGCATCGACCCCGAATCTCGCCAGACCACCTCCACCGCGATCACCAATGGTCTTGGTGATTTTACGCTGCTCGCGCCGGACGACGCTCGTAGCTATGACCTTCGTGTCAGCCCGGCGCAGCCCGACGCACTGATCCCGCAGGCGACCTTTGAAGACGCGTTTGGCCCCGAGAGCGACTCGGGGCGCTTTCACCTGGGCAACTGGCTCATCGAGTTGCTTCAGCTGGAGGTCAGACTGCAGAGCGCGACGCACTTCGAGCCAGAAGATTGGTCAACCTATGCGATTGAGGCTCGAGCGCCCCTGGGCATCGGAGAGCTGCTGCTGCCCATCCCGGTCGATTCCGGGGGCCGAGCCCGCGCCCGGCTGCTCGCCGGGACGTATGCATTGCGGGTCCGTCCGCCGGCCGAGAGTGCCCTGGAAGCGACCACCATCGAGACGAACCTTCTCGAAGGCCTGAGCACGACGGTGGAACTCGATGCCCGACCTGAGCTCTCCGGTCGTGTCGTCGACAGTAGCGGCGCGCCGGTTGCGTCAGCGCGCCTTCGCATGGAGCCCCTCCAGAGGTCGGACTTCTCCCGAAGCATCGCGACGCTCGATGATGGCAGCTGGTCGGCACGACTTCCCGCCGGAGATTACCGCGTCACGATCGTACCTCCGGCAAATCTGGGGCAGCCGCGCCAGGTCGAAACCTTCAGCGCAAACGCCCAGAGCCCCACCCTGCTCTGGCGCCTGGCTGCCCCCACAATCGTTCGTGGACAGCTTGAGCATCCGCAGTACAGCACCGGCGCCATCACTGTACAGCTCACACACCCCGAAACTGGCGAGATCCTTGCCGAGGGCCGCACCGATACCAGCGGCCGCTACCAACTCATCGTACCGGCACCTGCGCTCGAAGAGCTGCGTTAG